The segment ATTACTTCAATGTACATAACAATTTAAATGGTGTGTTAATGACCCTTTCTGCAGAGAAGCACCACAGTAATCCTTGACTAAAATGAGAGCGACACTTAGCATAATGCCTCAAATAGAGAAATGTTTCCAAACTTTCACCATCACACAAAACTCTTCTCTAAAAGACCCTTCTCTATCTTTAATGTCTTGTTTACGCTCCGCAGTTCCAGGTTGCTTCAATACGTTGCCAGTTAGCAGCCTCCGACTGCAACACAATCCAATTAAATAAAGAGTGTTGTCTCTCCAGGTTCCTGTGTTCTCTAATTGGGGCTGTGACTGCTCACTAATCAGCGGAGGTACAGGTAGGCCCTGGAGGACGCCGAGACGAGGCCTCTCCTGTTAATTGAAGAGATGCTAAACCTGGCCTCCTCCTCGCCGTGCAGCATGGATGCACACAGTGCTTGGGCGTGCTAACTTCATCTAGACATCCATGTGCATCATCACCTCTCTCACCCCTTATGTGGCTGGCATGTACAAGCTTGCTTTTGCATCATAACGCCTGACCAAACAGTAGCGTTACAGAGGTGATTGCAATTATTAAATGATTACTGTTTGTTCTGCTTGTGAGATGAACTCAATGCACTTCACAGCAGTTTCATTTGTTCTTTGAGGGTGATATGAATTTAGATCAAACCAGGTCACTTGAAGTCTATAAACCTTCTGCAGGCATACATTCTAAATCTCATGTGTCAAGCTAAAGGTCATGGGTATGTGCAAAACGTGCAAAACTTCTACCTGAATGAGTCCAAATTTTATGTTGTAGCTTTTAATAAAGACAAAGCCAGCCAAGAAAAGGAACTTAAGAGAAGATGTGGCATCTGGGAGAATTCAATACCCAGTGTTGTTTCTTTctaatgatatattttttttttaacaaaaacactattttcttgtttttgtgatcaagtcaaaactcaaaaatggtactttaatattttcattgtttgtaGTTAATGCCCACCACAATTTGTTCTATTTTGATAACTATCcccaatcaaaaaaaaaaaaaaaacaaaaaaaaaacaatctgtacAAGACAGATATTATATGACATCAAACATCAGTAATCACTGTAACTACACCTGAAACTGTTAACTGTCTATGTCTTAGAGTAACAGTGCTGTTCTCACTTCCTACACTATGGATGTAAAATGGCCTTGGCCTGGTGTGTTTCTGATTTCCTGCACCGTCTGGTGAAGGTAGCAGCTTTGCATGCTGGGGTCACACCTGTAACGTATTTCACACTGGGTTATATTTTGAGTGGCCACCTGGATGAGGAAATAACATGTTCACAGTGCATGAACACTACAGTCCTCCCTGCCAGGTAGGAACAGGTGTTTGTTTTAgactacatactgtacattaatACAACATGGACTGCTTCGACATACGGGAGCTCTTTTCTGCTTCTTGCTTTTTAAGAAATCTTGGAAACTTTTCACCTATTGAGGCTTTTCAAGTCGCGGTAAATACTTATCTTTCAAGTCCTGTcttttatatgacaatattaaTCTGTATTTCTTTATGTAGAAATTATCTGCCATGTGAGTAAACTTCCCAACCTACGCTGTGCTGTTTCGTTTCTTATTTCCCAAAACttaattaaatacaaaacaaaatggaaatgaaaaaaaaaaatgtcaaagggCATTTCACAATACATTCActatgagtgtttttttttcactcgcAGTGTGGAAAAGTAATGGCATTTTCTAGTCCAACTCCTGGTTAGCTgggctaatttttttttattatgtgcaGCTTCGGGGCATGTGAATGAAAAGATTGATTGTGTGAATGCCGTTTCTGTCAGCCACAAACAGGCGGTAAAATACCAAGCACACCTGGAGCAGCACTCACTTTTGACAAGCACATACCAATGTAAGCCCCCATTAGAAAAACAATGAAGTCTATCATAAAACATTTATGGTAGATAAAGTGCCCGAGAGTGCTAAAAGCAAGCACATTATGGCAGCTGGTCTAAATTAATTTTGGAGGTGGACTTGTACCAGAAGGTGGGCACACAAGATTAGGAAAAAATAGTTTCTGGGTGGAAACAGAGTGTACTGTTTCTGAGTTTTAATCAGAATATTTCTCCAATATGATCATCAGTACGTAGTTATTAGttaatgttaatatttattcatattaaatCAATAATTACAAATGACGTACAGCCtcacacaaataataaaaaatacctTCATACTGCATCGTTTCCAAAATCATCATAACAGAAAATAAGTGGCTCACTTTATTTGTAGAAGCAGTGTGTAGACTTAAGAGTGTTGTATAGAtcatctgacaaaaataaagaacataatctctataaaaaataattaaagctCAGATGTTCAAGTATGATTTTTTTAGTGCATTAACAATCAGTGAAATCACAGCTTACTGTTGCTAACAGGGGGTGGTGCCACTTCCACCACCACCTTGCCCAGGTTTTTGCCAGCATACATGTAGTCCACAGCCCGGAAGATTGACTCCAAGCCTATGAACCTCCCCTCCTGTGCCAAATCCCCCAAATCCACCTCACACACTAGCTTCCCCTTTGCAAACATCTGCATCATGCTACCCAGAGCCTCCCTGTAGTCACTGAGAAAGTGGGGCAGGAAGAAACCTCGCATGCTGGCCGACTTCTGGAGCAGCTTGACCGGAAGTGTTCCCCCTTTGAAGGGTGGGATCCCTGATGCAGTCTGGTACCCTGAGATGAAGCCGATCACTATCAGCCGGCCCTTGTTGGCCAAACAGTTCACTGCCAGTTCTAAGAGGCTGCCTCCAACTGACTCATACACCACGTCTACGCCTTGTGGGTACTCCTTCCTCAGCGTCTTAGCCAGGTCTTCTTTGGTGTAGTTGATCGGCCGGTCGCAGCCGATGGATTTGAGGAAGCCCGCTTTCTCGTTGGATGAACAGGTTCCGATCACATGGCAACCGGCCTGTTTGGCAAACTGCACGGCAAACTGTCCTGTTCCCCCCGCGGCCGCCGTGACCAGGACCGTCTCACCTTTGGCCAGGTCGCCCAGACGTTTCAAGGCGATGTAGGCCGTGGAGCCGCTGACCAGCAGAGTGAGGAACTCTGGCTTCACTGCAGGCACAGGCACGCTTTCCTTGGCTGGCACCACTGTGTACTCGGCAAACGCACCACTGCTGAAGTAGGCCACGGTGTCCCCGACGGTGAAACGGGAGCTGGCACTAAGGCCGAGGCCGACAACCTCACCAATACCTtcaaaaccaacatcaaagGGGGGCTTCACTGAGGGGTCGTAACGGCCTGCTGAGTAATTAATATCAGAAGCGTTGACTCCCacaaaactgaaacacaaacagaaaaaaaagtggattaaaggtgagaaaataaagcagttAGTTGTGAATAAAATGCACATGTATTCACAATCATGTACAAAAGCTTTTATGCGGTCATTAGTGTGAGCGCACATTTCCTAAATTCTCTCTGAAGGTCAAGACTTCAACTTCCTTCTCTAGACATGTCTGCACGGGGCACAAACACTCTGGTTTGTTTTGGCAATGATTCCCTTTTCTTTGGAGGAGAACAGTCCTGCGTTGACAGGGAAAGGCTTGTATCACAAAACACATTGCATGATGTCATGATTCATTGTCTTCAGAGACACCCACAACAAACTGCACTTTTAAAATCTTAGATAGTTGCTTCTTGCCTCAACACGAAGACGGCCGTTTTCATCTTACTTTGGTAACATGTTGGGAACAAATATGTGAGAGGGgaatgtataaataaatcatttactGTCTTTTAGAGCGGCACGCATGCTGTGCCTCATTACTGTGCATGTCACACATGTACTTTGAGCTTGTAGATAATGCTTCTGTGGCTTAAAGATGGGTCACAGTGATAGAAAAAAACACCTTCATTTGACTACTTTACATCTATAGAATCAGTGTCCTCACAGGAAATATGTGAACATCAAAGATACAATTGCAAAAACACTGAGCCATGTGagtttaataattaaaatgagCTGATAATTGTAGCAGTAAAGTCTGTTCACATATGCACCTTTGTTTAAATCTAATAACACAGCATTCACCAATACGATAAAATGACATAGTGCACAGCAAACTGTAAAAACCAACACTACcatcaaatattaaaacatgaTAGGTATTACTGATACACATATGCAACACTTGGAAGAAATACTAAATGAAATTTTACCGTTTCAAGGcctgtattatttatttctagCATAGCTGACAATCAAACGtatgcaaattatttgttttagGTGCATTCTgatcaaaaataattaaaagaaaatgtggaaTACTGGACTCATGATGATCCAGGTCAAAAAGCACTTCCTGCAATTTGATACCACCTCTGTCTTTCATGTGTAGGTCATGTATTTGTATAGACTTACTCAAAATGACATGGGGGTGTGGAGGTGCCGAACACTCTGGGGCGCACAGGACTGTATGTTGCAAAGACCAGCCTCACTGATATCATCAGTAACATCTACTaatgaaattgttttatttctttcatacaAAGCAGTCCACCTCTTTCACTGCAGTCGTGATCTTTGCAATGATCAGTTTCTCACTCTAAATTCATCACTTCACACTTTCTCACGCAATGTTTCATTAGAATAGCACTGACGCTGTGCAATATGGAATAAGTGGTTCTCAATTTGGACAATACGacaaacaaatatatttatttttctttaagttAAAACATCTTCACTGATCCCAGGACTGTGACGCATCACTAGTACAGGCAACCTAACAGTCAAAGGTCTTACGCAACCGATCTCTGTCAAGGCAATAAGACACTAATGCACTATGTGTTGCACCCAATctgatgaaaaatatatattttattggcAGTAAATAGCACAGCAAACCCTGAGGTGTATTTGTGTGAGGCTAATATAACATTTGAAATCAGATCAGGAACACATACAGTTGGTTATATAGTAGTAAATCAAAATTAGGGTAAGATATTACCTCCGGCTGGAATCAGAAATAGAAACAGAAATGTTCCAAAAGAGCATTAACTTATGCTTTTTTCCACCTTGCGTGTAGTTTATCAGTTTATATAATAATCATGTAGTGAGTGTGATGGTACAGGAGGCATGGAAACTGACTTCAGGTGCCTTTACTCTCCCCTAACTGTGAACACACTCTCTGCTGctgagagagaatgagagaaatGATGCTGCAATTCCCGCGCCATGTAACACTGCATCTCCTTCTCCATCATCTCCATCTCCTGATGCCAGTCTGAttccccccccacccaccccccatGACTTTCTGTTTGCAGTTTGGTGACGTagagagacaggaggacagagagagagagagagagagagagagggagagagagggagagagagatgccGAGATGGATTGATAGACAAATGCAGAGAGGGCGGAACTTGGAATTACAGTACAGCGCTTATTCCTCACGTATTTTGCCAtcttgtgatgatgatgatgatgatcgcAGGTGCTGGACATGGGTAAATCGAGGTAAGCGCAGCCCCTTTATACAACTTCTCAACATTACTGTGATAGATCGGCATCAAATAATGCTCCACTGATAGACTCATGACACGCTTTGGGTCACCTATTGCTATTCCGAGCGCgcagggagagagcagcagcagcccggTGTCTGTTTGTGCCTCAcctttcaaaaacaacaacttacCGATTTCTGACGAGCAAGTCCGTGTCTCCGGGTGTCGGTACCGCGACGGTTTGCAGAGAAGCGGCCTCTCTGAAATTAGGACTAAGCTTGTTCACGACCAGCTTTCTCATACTGCTCGGTATGGAGGATCCTTTAAAATCCATGAAGTGCGCTGAGTAGGACATATCTATGATGAAGCGCCGCGCAACCGGATGAACTCCTGAAAGTGCGTCGGTGCCTCTGCGCCCCTTGCCGATTACCGACACCGCTCTTCTTCCGTGTCTCACCAGCAGCAGGCTGGACATGGCTCCGAAATGTGACAAAGTTCACGGACAAACTTGACGTACGTTTTATGGCAGCAATAAGCCCGGCTGCCATTAGCCTGCGCTATAGGCTTATCCCCCCCTCTGCAAAGCGTGCAGGCCGGGCCGGGCAGCGCCGCGCTAAACGCGCcttgaaacaaaaataaaagccgCGATGCTTTGCAGCACGCCTCTGTTTGTTAcgcacaaaaacaacaagcacTAGAATCGAGTATTTAGGTTTAAAACGTTGCACTGGTGCAGCCTTGTAAGTAGCACAGCAGCGCCCCAGACTTGTTGTCGGAGTCCCTCCCCTTCCCGGACACAACACTCACTTCCTAGTAAGGTGAAACAAATCAATCCTCGTCTCTTAACGTATCCTCAACCCGTTTTCCTCCCACGAAAACCAACACCAACCCCGCCGGATCCTTTCAAACATGTACACATATAAATCACACCGCGTGTTGTGCCATTGCGATCCAGTTTAATTCGCGTTTTGACTCGGAGGGGGGGCTGCTGCCGAAACATGTTTGCACCCACATGTACACCTGTAACCAAAGCGTGGATCAGCGACATTTAGGAGTGTGTTGTTTGCATTCCTGTCTGCATGCACGTTTCATTTATGTGTGATCATCTGACTGTCATTTTCTGGCCATTCAAAAATCATGTATCACTATTATCACAACATATTGGACCATTGAACCCTCGTCCCACCCCCTGTGGGAGACCTCTAACTCGTGCTGTGTCAGTTGCCACGCTTTTATGCGCTAAAGATGACATTTAAGTTGTAAGAGGCTCATACTAACACAGTGGGACTTGTTGTGGTTTGCGATGCATGTTTATAAGTTTGCTTTCAGTTGATCTCCCGGTAAGTTCCGAAAGGATCCTTTCCTTTGTCGGAGGTTTGGGATTTTTTAAAGCaaagggagaaggagagagagaggggggaaaacaaGACAATTAAAAAGATTGACAGGTAGGCTCCTCTGTCAGGGGTGACGCTTGTGGAGAGGGGAGGAGTAAAAATGTAGCAGGAAAAGCCACTCGATGCGTCTGTCTATCAGTTGAGACTGTCTGAAACAGCTTCTGGATCCACCGCGTttccattttttcttttctgggaGACCTCGGATCAGTCCCTGgagttttttcccccctctttttTGCTTTTCTAAGAGACAAATATTTTAGTCCATGTCGATCTGATCTGTTGTTGGCGAAGCTTGGATGCGCCTGCGTCTTGTttgtttcccctctctctcaagTGATATCCTCTCCACCGCATCAGCCACCCCTCCAAAAAACCCGACTATGTCCAAGATGCGATGAGATGAGCGGTGGAAATTATTTCCACGACTCTTAAAAACGTAAGTAAGAGAGAAAGCCCCGTTtattgtgggggtttttttcaatgggagagaaagagggaaggaggggagggaggaaaaaGTCTCCGCCGGACTGGTGAGGCTGGATCCGGGCTGAGGTGGCGTGGTGGTGACGGGACTGACATTAACCCATCTAATGCCTGTCTATCtattttctcctcttccctttctctctttcaggtCTCTggcagaagaagagaaggaaacaCAAGGATACATTACTTATCAGAGCTGTGCGCTGCGCTCACACGGGACTTATTTGTTTTGTTACCGCcagagtttatttattttttagttttggtgTGCGTAAAAGGCGCAGCAAAGTATCGTCCCCCTCCAAACAGCACTGGAGATtagggagattttttttccaggggAGTGAACTGAAAACTTGGGTTTCAAGGTGCTttgtcgctgctgctgcttcttttttttacccTGCCATAAGAGACATGAAGGAAGATGATCTTTGATGGACATGAAGGTGTCAGGAGCTGGCCGAATCCCTTCGTAATATTCGTGCTTATTGTCGAAGCCGACCCAGCTATTAAGTCCAAAAAAGAGCAGCCAGTTTGAAAAGAAGACAGCTCCGAGATCAAACCCCCTTCCCCCGAAAAACGGGATGATTTTCCAAAACTGATAGACTTGATTTGTTTGTAATTCCTGCATGAGAAGCACCGTGGAAAGTGACGGTCACTATGCCGAGGAGAAAGCAGCAAGAGCCGCGGCGATCAGCAGGTATAACCCGCCCCTCCATAACGACCATTTCCCATCCCAGTAGCCAACTAGTTTTTATTTACAACTGCCAAATGAAAATATCGCCTCTCACATCACATTGTTTAGCTGTGCTGCATGCTGAGATTTATTTTACAActgtttaaatttaatttgttgTGTTATTAACACAGCGCGCAGCTCAACCCTTGACCCacacttgtgttttaaatgtgactAATTGCGCAAATGACGCACATATCTGCGCAATGCcactgtgagattttttttttatccctctTTTGCCAGGAAAGTTCTCTTAAGAATGGTGAGATAAACTAAATGGCATGTTATGGGGATAAAAGGGAGCTTTTGAGGTTCAAGAGTGAGTAATGATGAATAATTGACTGGGAAAGAAGGGGGAGAAAACTGGTGAGAGCCggtttttccctttctttcagtTTTATTAGAGGATTGCCATCCTTGATTTGATGCGTGATTGATCGCCTGTCATGTGGCAGTCTTTGATCTATTCATCCCTGATAAACATCAATAAATCCTTCCATGAAGACAGGCATGCCTCTGGTAGCTTTGGCCACTCGAACACACCACCCTCCTGTTG is part of the Epinephelus fuscoguttatus linkage group LG8, E.fuscoguttatus.final_Chr_v1 genome and harbors:
- the LOC125892821 gene encoding prostaglandin reductase 3-like; this encodes MSSLLLVRHGRRAVSVIGKGRRGTDALSGVHPVARRFIIDMSYSAHFMDFKGSSIPSSMRKLVVNKLSPNFREAASLQTVAVPTPGDTDLLVRNRFVGVNASDINYSAGRYDPSVKPPFDVGFEGIGEVVGLGLSASSRFTVGDTVAYFSSGAFAEYTVVPAKESVPVPAVKPEFLTLLVSGSTAYIALKRLGDLAKGETVLVTAAAGGTGQFAVQFAKQAGCHVIGTCSSNEKAGFLKSIGCDRPINYTKEDLAKTLRKEYPQGVDVVYESVGGSLLELAVNCLANKGRLIVIGFISGYQTASGIPPFKGGTLPVKLLQKSASMRGFFLPHFLSDYREALGSMMQMFAKGKLVCEVDLGDLAQEGRFIGLESIFRAVDYMYAGKNLGKVVVEVAPPPVSNSKL